TCTTCTGGAAATGTAAGTAATTTACTTAATTTAGGCATAGGGCTCATTCAAAAAATGTCATCTCAACTAGCTTGCAAAACAAACCGATCCAGTTTATATGCAGAAATATATACTCAAATTAGGTCCCAGCCTATTGCATCATGTCTGACTTTGTAGCAATTTCTCCTCCTAAATGAGCATATGGTGGCAGCAGACACTTCATTGCATCAGGTTTTCATAGCTTGTACCAAAACTTAATAATGAGCATGaatgtggcgacagtggaaagaaaaatactctttaaacaggaagaaacctccagctgaacctagtttctttctttgcatgttCAAAAGTGAATCTCCTCATTATGACTTGCAAACTTGATCTAGAGGCTAGGAATTGGAATGTTGTCACACCATGGTACTTATCTCAGGTCCAAGCCTCTAGCCGCTTCCTCTTAATCTACCATCATAAAActgctgtaaaatcacaaagaagTTACATTTAATTACTCAGTCTATTGTTTTAGTATTCTGAAACTCTAATTTTGTTTCCCTGTTTGGTACAAAAACATCcctgaaatatttgcttttagtGGTCTCCAGTATGTTTTGTTCAATACAAGATACACAAACTTCAGTCTTGAGTGATTACTTTAGTTTGCACACTTCACATTTTctaagaaagagagaaaatgtgaagAGAGCTCCATATTTACACAAATACTTCTAGGTTCACATATTTGTGCctaatttatttgcttttttttttttcagaacccAAAGCCATAAGTCaagataataaattatataagaAAGCATACACTACCTAAACTGCCCTTAGTATATGTTGTGTGTTATTcaattagtttgattttataaataatacaCCATTTATATCATGATTTGATTATGGCGAGGAAAGATTTAAAGCAACTCTTACCAAACTGACTTTGTCAAAGCAAGTAAACTAATCccactaaaaataatttgatgcttATAATGATAGAACATCAACATCAAGGCATTAGACACTCCTTCACATAAGGTTTTGCTATACAATAAAATTGTATTCAAATCAACAGCATTTTGTAAGTCCTATTTAGTTTGGGAGCCAACTGTCCTGGGTTTGGTCAAAAGAGTTTATCATGAAATGACTTGCTCTGAAAGAACAGGAAATGTGTTCAGGATTATAGGAAGTGACTAAAAACAGAGTTAAAAGCTTTGCTCCCTTAACCGATAAGAGAAAAGGAAGTGATATTTGAGCAATGGCACATACTGGGTTTTCATCcttctgaaataaacaaacaggacAGAGGGATGTAAAACAAGACAGTCAGTCAGGATATGTGAACCAAGGGCAGAGAGGTGGGAGGGTTTACACAGTCAGGAATGTGGAAGTGGATACTCAAGGATTGATTGGGAGGGTCATGCCGGGAAAAACTCAGGGTGGAAACAGACTGGATTCCAGAGTCTTTTACATTCTGAAAAGCTTTGAAATTCCTTAAAAAGTCATGGTTCACATAATGCTCACACTAACTTTGTCTGCTTTTCCAACAGAGGAACTTTCATCTGTTCCCATTTAGCATAACCTTTCCTAGACTTTCCATTACtggtttgcttttctttcacaGAGGCCATACTAGCAGGCATGAAATTACAGTTCTGAATAAAACCAGAATTACAGACATCCAAGTATAGcttaaatgtgctttacataaaacaaaaatggttttgTCAAATTTATTAGTCCTCCAATCCATCTGTTTTGCTTCTTCAGATGATTACCTTTTACAGGGACATGAGACATTAACTATTTCCTTTAGAAATAGGTATGATACATGCCATTTTATatcatgttttttctcttttccaacAGAGAGCAGTTaacaattttgtatttttttagattcattAATTAAGGTCCCCAATCTTTAAAGGTATCTGTTTGTTCCTGCATagctgagaaaataaataaaaataaagcgaCCAGCCAGACCTCTCTGCAAAATCAATAACATTTACTGATAGCTTTTCCACTATAAAACGAGATAtagccatttttttcctcttttgtcagTATTTCTCTATGACACTACTTTCACAACACTTTGGCcttattttcagtttgctttCATTCCCCAGGATGCCTTTGGGAGGAGGAAATAAATGTGGCCGCTGTTCGAAGACAGTTTACTTTGCTGAGGAAGTCCTGTGTGACAAACGGAGCTTTCACAAGTCCTGCTTCCTGTGCAGTGAGTAcactatttgttgttttctctgatTGTAGTTATGGAAACCACAAGACTGATTcccttatttatttaattaactcattatttttgtaatgtgcAAGTCACACCTCAAaattcttaaaagaaattaaagcatgtatttttatcttttgatcTCACGTACTGATATTAAACTTTAGATTTCAAACTGCAGTAGCAAGGTGAGGGTTCATGGCCTTCAGAtgatatttgcaatatttgtgttCCCACTTTGTTATCAGGCATTCCTGCAATGGAATTTAGATGTGAACATGCTTCTTCAGAAACGCTGTGCCATATAAGGAAGAAATCGGGGGCCTGTctaaacacatttcaaaaacacaaatatgcaaaacaataaTATATGCATTTCTGCCTGTCTGTGAATGTTATTATTTGTGTAGTGGTGTGTGGGAAGAACTTGGACAGCACAACTGTTGCGGTCCATATGGATGAAGTCTACTGCAAAGCATGCTACGGCAAGAAGCATGGGCCAAAGGGCTATGGCTATGGCCAGGGTGCCGGGACCCTTAGCATGGACAAAGGAGAATCATTGGGTATTACCCATGAAACGTGAGTAATGCACATATTAAATTCTGGATGTCTGTTTTAGGCTCTTcatcaacagtttttttgtCCTCTTCTTCCATCAGACCTGCCCCTCATTGTCTGACCACAAACGCAAACCCCTCTAAGATGGCTCAGAAGTTCGGAGGGTCAGACAAGTGTCCCCGCTGTGGCAAAGCTGTTTATGCTGCTGAGAAAGTGATTGGAGCAGGGAGTGTAAGAAAACCTCACATATGCAGAAACATTCAAGTAATGACTAGTATTATATTAATTATCTTCCTCTTTCCAGTCCTGGCATAAGATTGGGTGTTTCACCTGTGCCACATGTGGGAAAAGCCTGGAGTCAACCACACTAGCTGACAAGGATGGAGAAATCTACTGTAAAGGTAAAATCCATGTCTTCAACAAGATTAGGAAATACAATTACAAAGCTTTAAATTCCCTCATCAACCATACTTGTGTAAAAAATTAAACCCTATATTGGTATTGAAGAAAGACTTCTTTCGGACGGTTCAAGAGTGAATCGATATTTTGAACATTCTTGCTTTTTACTATCAAAAGCGATGTTCACAGGATATCAAAGGCAACATGAAGTAGATTTACACCTTACCTTTGAATACAGCCCATTTTCAAGCTCAAagatttcataaaagaaaaaaactaataaaaagaagagaaagacaAATGACTGGTCATGAAGAATGATGCATAGGACTATCCAGAGGAGGGACATTGTTGAGCTAATAATCCCAAATATACTTCCTTCTTGGTGTACctgaatgttttagattttttcatAATGGTAAAGACCGACaaagaaggaagagagaaaatgtaTCTTCTGGTATAAACCAAAGCTGAATCCGTTTAAAATTATGTGGTGTGACCTGATAATTGCTACACAGAAGTGATACACttgaaaatatgtaacattttttgaaatggACAATAAACCAGCAACAATTTGTGTCTATGATTAGCTTTTAATCACAAAGACTGAGCCCTGCATTTataagaaaagttgttttaacaAGACAGAAAATTTGGGGTCTTCACATGTATTTTCACAACATGCGACTGACTTTGTTCTATAAGTAGGTTATTGCAGTACGACAGCAGAAAATATCAAGAAATCCCAGCTTGGTTGAGTTTTAGTCTATtataaaaaacatacatggtTACAGAGGCTGTCTTCATCAGTTTTATTAGAGACTGAATTTTGAACTTATACAACTAATCTTAAATTTGCAACACTGAATTTTTATCCTGTGCAATTATGTATATGAATTTTGAATTGAATGAATTTCACCTGCAAATCTGGTGGTGACCTACGCCAAAGAAATCAGCGCTAGATTGAGCTCAGTGACTTTTTTTGCTAATTATGCTCCTTTGACCATTTGACACCagacaaagtggaaaaaaatcatatgcATATTTTGCATGGGACAAAAGTTCAGTGGGACGATGTCTCAAAAAGTGAGATTCTAATGAGACTATGTTTCTTCCATAGCAGCAGCCTGTGAACTCCAGGCTTGACCCCAGcaaaaacagaaccaacaaCTTCTTTAAACAAGCAATTAAAGTCAAACATTGCCAGGAGCAATATAAATATTGCCTCATTGTGAAGATCCCTACCAGAGCATACTGTATATGCTAACATCAATGCTAACATTgtcacatttcattttgttttctttgagttGTAATAACCACAATAAAACAGCAGGGGGCTCACTAATGTGACAGTTACTTTCAAGTACATAACACTAATAATGGTCATGGTTATGTTACCTGCCAACCTTGGATGGGCTGAGGGTAATGTTGAAATCTTGTTCTCTCAATGTGACACTGTGACAGAAAAGATCAAACACATGTTCAGCTTCCTTTAGCATCTAATAGGAATGTTTATTCTTCTTCTATGTAATACTTCAGGTATCAATGAGTAACTGCAATAGATAACTCTTAAATTCAGTACATCACAAGGCTATGATATTCCTTTAAACCTAACgagaattatttttaacatgatCCATTTAACGTCACGAATtttatcaaatgaaaaaatctaTTCACAGATGCTTTTAATTCTATAAACCAGTTTTTAGTCCATGTTTCTCATACCTATTGtatttttaactgtgttttgcttttaactattttaGTAGCTTTTGCAACTTTTATTCTGCACAAATATACTTTAACATTTAAGCATGTTAGCTTTTAACTGTACTAAACTGAACAGGTGTAATGTTCCTTTAATGCTGTCTCTTCACTAAACTTCACATACAGGCAGCCATTACTTACTCAATGAATATCAATATTGCTTCTCTGGTTTTTGCAATAACCCATAAAGAAGCgtccattttacaaataaagacaccaaaataacatattttgtttgagAACCATTTGGAAATATGTGAAACCCAATCAATTCAAAGTGAACTCAGTCTTTCAGCTGCCCCTCTGCTAGCTAACACACGTGTAAAGTTCGCAAGCATTAGCTTTAATTaagttttcagaaatgtctGTGTTCTACACAACACTAACCACAAACTGAATGGCGTGACTCACTGGTTGATACTCGATTTAATAACCTCTTCAACTTTTAAAGATAACTAATATATatgcatcaaaatacatttttactgacctgtgatATAGAAGAGACGTGACACACACATTGAACTTCCTTTAGCATGTAACGCGAAGGTTTCTTCTTCTATGTTTCCTTCTCTATGCCACCAATATGACCGGCGCCCCCGAGCGGTTGTATGTGGAATCACACtgaataactgaaataacactaaagaatttattacaacaaaaaattaaggatagaaaaacatttttgggggTGCctatttttatactttgtgttttcatttacttATAACTGAAACCTCCTTGAAAATGCCCGCTCTCCCCATTTCAGTTAGACATCCCAgaaatcagaattttaaaaattgctggAGCATCAATAACTGTgccaaagtttgttttttttccccaatgaAAAAAAACGTTcctaattgtttttgtttctcctctgattgtactcaaattaaaattgtatttattgtgaTGCTTTTGTACCCATATTTACCAGGGGTGGCAATAAGTACTTAAAAAGTAAAGATAAAAGTCTGCTATGAGCCTTTAGTCAGTGATCTGAAATTGATACTGATCGAGTGTAAATTGATgacactgtttttgtttctaacaGGCTGCTACGGCAAAAACTTTGGTCCCAAGGGATTTGGGTATGGACTAGGAGCCGGAGCGCTGGCCCACACCCAGTGAGATCCGTGTCACGTCTCCATTATACTGAGCTGCTTTCCAGACCAGCACGGGGCAGGTTGCATGAAGGATGCATCCTTCATGCAATACTGCATTAAAATAACCTCAAGAAtcaccacacaaacacaaagaacgCAAACGCTATTTAATCCTAAGCCTTGTTTTTTGTCTCCAGCCTGTAATACAAATGTTGACGACAACTTTTTGGCCCTGAAAGAAAATGAGCTCCATAGATTTAGTCTTGGAAAGGGCCAATATTGTTTATGCATCACACATATATTAGATGTACAGTGATTGAACTAATGCTTTGAATTACCTTTGGATCAGAGTGACATGTTTGGTTTTCGAGAAAATTCAGACATTAAATGCAGTAAATACTCCCCGTTTGTGTGCATTTTatacttaaaaatgaaatagcTTAGTGTAACAAATACAGCTTATCATTATACTATGTTTGCACAGGAATATAACTAAAGCAGCCAGGCTGGGTGGATGCCTTTGCGTTTTAACGAACTGCTTTCTgcacattttataattttttttctcataacaCTGTCATGGCACTCCTCATTCTGAGATGATCACATGAGATAAATCCTGTATGATGTCAAAATGAGAGAATAACAATACCTTCGACTCTCTGTCAGAATGTGGGGAATGCCAGAAAGGACCAGTgattaccttttttttaatgtttggattgaaaatgtttttagaagatgttaatgtaactttttgacAGTATTCAAAAGTGTGTTTACTTTGTAACATGAACCACATACAATAAAGCAACTTTATATTAAACATGtgtcgtgtttttttttttttctttttagaaagaGGTTTTCAAAAACGTAAAAAGGAAATGACGCATTTcccatttaaacatgtttcGTCCAGTCTCCTCTCTTTCTCTACACAAATCCAAAACAATTTCAAGCGTCCCAACTCGCATTCCTGTCCGTATTCCTACTCTGTGTAAGAAAGTTACGATGAGCAGCACGCTGAATGAcgtattttacatttcatactTGCGTCGACCGAGCTATTTCGGAAGGGAAGGGAAGCGGCGTGACTAGTCCACGTACCTGTGTAACTGTTCATTCACAACCACTCTCTCACGCAAGCGCATCACTCAGGAGCGAGTTTCATAAAAGCCCGCATCTCTTCTTCCTGTCAGCAACCAGGAGGCGGGGTGCTGGAGCTGAAGTGGGTGAAGGTCCACAGTGGAGTCGGGCATGTCCAAACATATCTGGTCAGACCAGCCGGCCAACCTCCACGCACGGTGAGCTGACACTACGTATAGGCTGAACAGAAGGTTGTTATTATCCGCACAGTCAGGCTCGTCTGACGCCGCTATGTTTGTGTGAGGAGCTTTAAACTGAAGTGAATGGGCTCGTCTGCTGAAGACTAGACACTGTGAGTCTCTGCGTGCGGTTAGGTCATGTCCTTCCCGGTGAAAGTGATACGAGATGGGCTGCTGGAGAAGCGCAGCAGCGGGCTTCTCCAGCTGTGGAAGAAGAAGCGCTGCGTGCTCACGGAGGAAGGGCTCCGCCTGCTCAGCTGCAAAGGCAGAGGCAGTGATGCTCCGGGGTCGGCGTGGAGCTCCAGAGCTAAGGAGCTGCGCTTTGAACGCATGGAAACGGTGGAGTGCGTGGAGTACAAGCGAGAGATGGTCTACTTCACAGTGGTCATGGCTAAAGGGAAGGAAATAGACTTTCGGTGCGCACAGGAAGGCACGCTGTGGAACGCGGAGATCGCCTTAGCGCTGGTCCGATACAAGAACCAGCAGGCCCTGCGGACCGGGAGGACCCGGCACCTGTACACGGCGCCCTTAGGCAGCACCGGGGAGGATGAAGTGCTTTGACTGGACAGTAAGATCAACACTGGTGAAGGTCAACAAAGTGGTAGGAGCAGTCCTTTAATTGGACgttatcattattttgttttctatgatGCACAAGGGTGTTGCTTATGGTTAAGCTGTAATAGGATATAAATTTTGGTTTGACCTTTACATCAAGTCCTTGCTTTTGGGACCAAAAGCAAAATCTGGTTTGAGAACCCGAAGGCTCCAGTTGGAACCCATGTGTTATCACCGTTGGATTAATTTGGGTATTAAATGAGTCTTAATGACATGAGCGCCCCATTAGAAAAAGGGGCACAATGTTAATTTATTGGCCCATTTTCATGTAGCTGAACAGTGGTTCACAGCGACAGCTGGAGCAATAGGCAGTGCCACCTCACTCTATCTTCCATACAGCTGGAAGACAGTTTTCCAgtcttctctgtctttttttggaAGGTATAATCAATAGAAaagatatgaataaaaatgtaactaagTTATTGAACTTATAGTGTGATTCTTAATCGCATGAAAGCAATCAGGGCTGtacataattatttattttcatcttttacctTTTCCATCCAAGGAAATGCTTGATAAGGAATTTCGAAAGCAATATCCTGCGGTATGTGCCCAGTTATgaaggatatttaaaatatgtgttcATCTATGAGCTACTAATTAAGGTGTGTCATGCGTATAACATTACATCACCACACCCACTCATGGTCAAAGTGTTCCTTTCATCAGAAGCTGTTGAGTCAAAATCCCTCTGCCCCCGTTCCTAATAGCAAACATTCTGCTGCCAACAACCTAAAAACCAGCAAACACTGATGCATCCAACAGTTTATTCAAATGTAAACAGACACTTGGGAGTAAAGTAACGCATATCTGACAGTCTTTCACCAAGTTCCTGACATGGTTATGTAAATGCACCACTCGAGTGTTTAGATGCTCTAGTCACTCCTAGTCGCAGATCTCAGTGTTTCTTTACTATGGTTATCAGTCTTCTGAGGACACAAACCACTCTCTACTCCTCACTCGAGGACATAATTACGATGCAATGCAAGACTCCAGAATAACATCTGCTTGCCTCTCCCTCAGCAGGCAGCTGggtatttttaaacatacacactgagacacacattcacacaattTATTCTATGCTTATGAAGAAAAATGCAGGCAAAACAACGTgggttttttgggttttttttttagttttcaacatttatgtCACATTCTAGTTATATACTGAAACCAGTGCCTGAAACCTCAAGTGAACCGAGAGTCTGAAAGTCTGAACTATGAGCTCACAGATCAGGAATCCACAGCAACGCTTCCTTAAGCGAGCTTGCTGGAGCCAAGCGCCCAAATTAACCGTGTAGCTGTGGTAACAGTGTAAAATAAGTGAGCGCACGTTTGTAGATCATCAGCTGCCTGAATGTTAAAGATATAATTTAAGTAATGgctattaaaaatgttttttttttcttctgtttttcagacTCCCTACCTCCTCAGTTTGGGACTAATAGAAGGTGAGGAGGAATTCCCacatcttctgttttgtttcttttctgcacAGCAACCTGGGATGTGAGGGAAAACCCAACAGTGACGATGGATAACAGGACCAGGAACATGCACACTGTTTGAAGTTTTTGCTGTGATGGCaacttttgtttattaaaaattaaccATTCAGAGACTTatggaatatttaaaaacattagaaactGTTAAACTTGAAAATAGTTCACCCTTTGTGCCTTCTTGATTCAAAAATACTACTTAAAGCATCACTTTAAAGGATTTTGACACTAGAgtagaaaaataatgtttttgtacagACTTAACTCATTCAT
The genomic region above belongs to Xiphophorus maculatus strain JP 163 A chromosome 1, X_maculatus-5.0-male, whole genome shotgun sequence and contains:
- the LOC102230477 gene encoding cysteine and glycine-rich protein 1; the encoded protein is MPLGGGNKCGRCSKTVYFAEEVLCDKRSFHKSCFLCMVCGKNLDSTTVAVHMDEVYCKACYGKKHGPKGYGYGQGAGTLSMDKGESLGITHETPAPHCLTTNANPSKMAQKFGGSDKCPRCGKAVYAAEKVIGAGSSWHKIGCFTCATCGKSLESTTLADKDGEIYCKGCYGKNFGPKGFGYGLGAGALAHTQ
- the phlda3 gene encoding pleckstrin homology-like domain family A member 3, whose product is MSFPVKVIRDGLLEKRSSGLLQLWKKKRCVLTEEGLRLLSCKGRGSDAPGSAWSSRAKELRFERMETVECVEYKREMVYFTVVMAKGKEIDFRCAQEGTLWNAEIALALVRYKNQQALRTGRTRHLYTAPLGSTGEDEVL